GTAACTCCAAAACTTTGCCTGTAGGGGTAAATGTCATCAGTGGTTGTCTTTCTGAGAGTGTCTCGCAGTGTCAGCCCTGTCAAAGACTGATGACTACTGAAATGTAACCTGCCATTTGCTCAATGAAAACTGCCCAAGGTCAGCCCACAGCCCTTATAACAGGAGAAGCTCTTAGTTATTGATGGATGCATCAGTACTTTCTTGGGACCAGTGTTCAAGAACTGCAAGCTAGTGGTTTTGTAATACTTGAGTACAGTAATAGTACTTTTAGAAAAGTGGATAATGGGAGCACTCACATACCCATGCACACATGGAAATACCATAAAATCTCCACAGAGAAAATACTTTGAGACAACTCTTGTTGGGTTTGGAATCAGTTTCTTGTTGTGTGATAATGATGCAGTTAATCACCAGGCCTGGATAACACGATGGCCAGTATTTGACAGAAGAGCTGTTACATGTTACAGGAGGGACGAAGCCTTACTATCAagctgaggaagaggaagactGAGAAGAAGGTGGAGTGGTCCAGTGACACTGTTGACAACGAGCACCTGGGAAGAAGGTCTTCAAAGTGTGAGTTCATCTTCCTTATGGGCACATAGTGATACTCAATATTGTGTCCTTTGCCAAATGCACAACAGCTAAAACCGTTGAGCAACAATAATGAACACACGATCAGTCAGTAGCAGAAGCTTCAGCTCAGTACAGACTTCTCTTTAATGATCACTCTAAACACAGAAACTAGGTCACCTGGTTGTGCAAGTTGTAATAATTTGATTTTCAGAAAGGAGATATTTTATACATCATGTAGACTGAACTGCATACGTGCTCATGCAAGATTGGTGCATTTTAGAAATGGGTATTAGATTGTTCcaaataataatgcattttttgtaTCTATTGTGAATAGACATATTAGGTGTGTGTTGAAAACCagtagacagacagacattttgTATCATTTCAAACTATTTAAACCTATAATGTCCCGAGCATATACAGTACAACAGACAtaacatttgacacatttaaatgagCTGAGGTGTGTAGAGACAGTCCCATCAGcctgtaaattaaaacactggaaactatacaaaaaatgtaaactggtACAATTACATCGAAAATTATCTTAAAGTTCTTTTTTCTTAGGCATCTCCTCTAAATGTAGGATTAGAGCAGTTATAGTGTTAGAATATAAGTAGTTAATTTGAATGAATATGGAGATATAGTGCAcattataatgaaaataatagcCTTTATATAAAACTCTGCCTCTTTATCCTCCCGCTGCACTACTAGATTTATCAAATCAAACAGTGTCTGTAAAGTTATATTTATCACAAGCTCTTTTCAGTTACTATTTGCGAGCAGGTGTCTGAACTTGGCATCatgctgtgtttttggtttttcaaaCTGAGAACAGAAGCTTGGAGTTAGTCGGATATAGACGACCAGGATCAGTCCTaatcctgtgttttgttttgtttttcccaggCTGCTGTATTTATGAGAAGCCACGACAATTTGGAGAGTCATCCTCTGAAAGCGAGGGAGACGACGATGAAGAGGGCTGTGGGAGTGCTCATTGTATCCTAGGCCACGGCAGGAGAGGCAatggacagagagggggaggggagaCCCCAGTGCCCCCAAACTCTGGAGGATCGCACACCCACTAATTAGCTGTGTATGCTAAATGTGGGGTCTGTGGGGTTTCTCATCACGACAGTGACACGATACAAAGTggcactttttttcccctgctaGTTTAGTTCCATCACTGAGGAACAGGCAGGCCTGATGCTGCGTTATAGTCATGAGTCAGAAACTCCCAGCTGCTGGAGCAGGATTACCGTCTCTGCTGTACTACTacactaaaaaacacaaattattgaATTTGAACTTCCTGCTTTCCTCTAACAGCTAAAAGCATGCTCACTATTGTGCCAACTAACATGGAAGGATACCTATTCATCAACTGAAATTTCTCTAATTAATTGGCCCATAAAGTAGCATTGCTCTCCTTACCAGTGTTTTAGCCCCTTTACTACAAATCACACACAGTATGCTTTGAACCACTGCTGAGCCTTATCCAAAGCAAGTCATAGGATGGTAGAATTGAAATAGAAAAGCTAGAAATATATAATCTATCCCAGTTAACGTCCTCTTTGGtttaaaaacttgaaaacaGAAATAGGATTGCACACACTGATTATCATAAACAAAAATCCCATTTTATATGTAAATAGAGTAGtgcttgtttaatttgttggactctcaaaaaataaaaatcaaccaTTACAAGTATTGAAAGCTTGAAGTTGACACAATGATAACATGGcttgttttatccaaagcccAAAGATAATCACTTAACACATGGAGGccagtgtgtaaatgtacattataaaccaaatgttttgttttgcactgaCACCTGCACCGACACCTGCACCACCACCTACGATTTACATAATCAAGATTTAAGACT
The nucleotide sequence above comes from Channa argus isolate prfri chromosome 1, Channa argus male v1.0, whole genome shotgun sequence. Encoded proteins:
- the ppp1r11 gene encoding E3 ubiquitin-protein ligase PPP1R11, producing MAEVPGTSSETITETVQTSTPPPPQQEGRSLTIKLRKRKTEKKVEWSSDTVDNEHLGRRSSKCCCIYEKPRQFGESSSESEGDDDEEGCGSAHCILGHGRRGNGQRGGGETPVPPNSGGSHTH